A single window of bacterium DNA harbors:
- the ugpC gene encoding sn-glycerol-3-phosphate ABC transporter ATP-binding protein UgpC, protein MAKVVLKNVNKVYGNNVVAVNNVNFEIADKEFLVLVGPSGCGKSTTLRMVAGLEELSGGEIRIDDTLVNDVPPKDRDIAMVFQNYALYPHMTVFENMAFGLKLRKYPKEEIKQRVYEAANILGIQELLNRRPKELSGGQRQRVAVGRAIVRKPKVFLFDEPLSNLDAKLRVQMRAEISKLHTRLQATMIYVTHDQLEAMTMGDRIAVMKDGYVQQIADPITLYEKPVNKFVAGFIGTPAMNFMEGTLNKKRTGIYFNEENFEIKLPDTFTPQVESHVGRDVILGIRPEDIHDKMDAANASPDNTISATVEIIEPLGAEAYLYLTTGKSPFIAKVDSHDQIEINQDIELVFNMQKAHIFDRETEKCLTN, encoded by the coding sequence ATGGCGAAGGTCGTCCTGAAGAACGTCAACAAGGTCTACGGCAACAATGTGGTGGCGGTCAACAACGTCAATTTTGAGATCGCGGACAAGGAATTCCTGGTGCTGGTCGGCCCCTCGGGCTGCGGCAAATCCACCACCCTTCGCATGGTGGCGGGGTTGGAAGAACTTTCGGGCGGCGAGATCCGCATCGACGACACCCTGGTCAACGACGTCCCTCCCAAGGACCGCGATATCGCGATGGTCTTCCAGAACTACGCCTTGTATCCCCATATGACGGTCTTCGAGAACATGGCCTTCGGGTTGAAGCTGCGCAAGTATCCCAAGGAAGAGATCAAACAGCGCGTCTATGAGGCGGCCAACATCCTGGGCATCCAGGAACTGCTGAACCGCCGCCCCAAGGAACTCTCGGGCGGACAACGCCAGCGCGTGGCCGTGGGCCGCGCCATCGTCCGCAAGCCTAAGGTCTTCCTCTTCGACGAACCCCTTTCCAACCTGGACGCCAAACTCCGGGTCCAGATGCGCGCCGAGATCTCGAAGCTCCATACCCGGCTCCAGGCGACCATGATCTACGTGACCCACGACCAGCTGGAAGCCATGACCATGGGCGACCGTATCGCGGTCATGAAGGATGGCTATGTCCAGCAGATCGCCGATCCCATCACCCTCTACGAAAAGCCCGTCAACAAGTTCGTGGCCGGGTTCATCGGGACCCCCGCCATGAACTTCATGGAAGGCACCCTCAACAAGAAGCGCACGGGCATCTATTTCAACGAGGAGAACTTCGAGATCAAGCTGCCCGACACCTTCACGCCGCAGGTGGAAAGCCACGTGGGCCGGGACGTCATCCTGGGCATCCGCCCGGAGGACATCCACGACAAGATGGACGCGGCCAATGCCTCCCCCGACAACACCATCAGCGCGACGGTGGAGATCATCGAACCCCTGGGAGCCGAGGCCTATCTCTACCTGACGACGGGCAAGAGCCCCTTCATCGCGAAAGTGGACAGCCACGACCAGATCGAGATCAACCAGGACATCGAGTTGGTCTTCAACATGCAGAAGGCCCATATCTTCGACCGTGAAACGGAGAAGTGCCTGACCAACTGA
- a CDS encoding dolichyl-phosphate beta-glucosyltransferase: MRRFDLSVIIPVFNEQARVGKTLEDSLAYLRRSKLRAEILVVDDGSKDKTVQTVEKAGKKVKGAVALRVLAQGINRGKGAAVRMGALEAQGDVVLFMDADNATPLSEYEKFRPWFKRGIPVVIGSRAVDRSQVKVPQPLYRQVLGRAANLVIQVLVVWGIWDTQCGFKAFTREAAKVIFPRQTIERFGFDFELLFLAHKLGFPIQEVPVQWFNSPYSKVRLGDYFGTLVELLSIRWKDLKGVYERPVTKTRVRS, encoded by the coding sequence TTGAGGCGGTTTGACCTCTCCGTGATCATCCCTGTTTTCAACGAGCAAGCCAGGGTGGGCAAGACCCTGGAGGATTCCCTGGCCTATCTTCGCCGTTCCAAACTCAGGGCGGAGATCCTGGTGGTGGACGACGGGTCGAAGGACAAGACCGTCCAGACCGTGGAAAAGGCCGGAAAAAAGGTAAAGGGGGCCGTGGCCCTGAGGGTCCTTGCGCAAGGCATCAACCGGGGCAAGGGCGCGGCGGTCCGGATGGGCGCCTTGGAGGCCCAAGGGGATGTGGTCCTCTTCATGGATGCGGATAACGCGACGCCCTTGTCCGAATACGAGAAGTTCAGGCCTTGGTTCAAGAGAGGCATCCCGGTCGTGATCGGGAGCCGGGCGGTGGACCGGTCCCAAGTGAAGGTCCCCCAACCCCTTTACCGGCAGGTGCTGGGCCGGGCGGCCAACCTGGTGATCCAGGTCCTGGTGGTCTGGGGGATCTGGGACACCCAATGCGGTTTTAAGGCCTTCACCCGGGAAGCGGCAAAGGTCATTTTCCCCCGGCAGACCATCGAACGGTTCGGCTTCGATTTCGAGCTCCTCTTCCTGGCGCACAAGCTTGGGTTCCCGATCCAGGAAGTCCCGGTCCAATGGTTCAATTCGCCCTACTCCAAGGTGCGGTTGGGGGACTATTTCGGGACGCTGGTGGAACTGCTTTCCATCCGGTGGAAGGACCTGAAGGGTGTCTATGAACGCCCGGTGACCAAGACCAGGGTCCGTTCATGA
- a CDS encoding glycosyltransferase family 9 protein, translating into MRVLVIKIGAVGDVVMALSGVEAARDRWPNAHITWLCGRTVEPLLRVYGHVDEVIGVDDVGLLRGNLAEKIKVLIGVWARLFLRSFDLVVTGHSDRRYRWLSVTARAKERRGFDDRLNLVPGRYHGDEYARLILGQDYPTGRLFRPAPLRPSLDPELEKAIPADGHPLIAFAPGGAKNILRDDSLRRWPVGHYAELAAKLLAGGYQVVLTGAESDRWILEYFKGLGVVDLVGKTTVTDLIAVYGKCRLVVTHDSGPMHLAALAGARVLALFGPTIPSEKVPLGGLVHSLWGGEELPCRPCYDGRNYAKCSRNICLEDIGVERVLAEAKGILNAKD; encoded by the coding sequence ATGAGAGTGCTCGTCATCAAGATCGGAGCCGTCGGGGACGTGGTCATGGCCCTTTCCGGGGTAGAGGCTGCCCGAGACCGGTGGCCCAACGCCCATATCACCTGGCTTTGCGGACGCACGGTCGAGCCTCTTTTAAGGGTTTACGGCCACGTTGATGAGGTCATCGGTGTGGACGACGTCGGACTTTTGCGCGGGAATCTTGCTGAAAAAATTAAAGTTCTGATAGGTGTCTGGGCCCGATTGTTCCTGCGGTCCTTCGACCTGGTCGTTACAGGACATTCGGACCGCCGCTATCGGTGGCTGAGCGTGACGGCGAGGGCGAAAGAGCGTCGTGGGTTCGATGATCGCCTCAATCTTGTTCCGGGTCGCTACCATGGTGATGAATATGCCCGACTGATCCTGGGCCAGGACTATCCGACGGGCCGTCTCTTCCGACCAGCGCCGCTTCGGCCGTCTTTAGACCCGGAACTCGAGAAGGCGATACCCGCTGATGGCCATCCCTTGATCGCTTTCGCTCCCGGTGGCGCTAAGAACATCCTCCGAGATGATTCTTTGCGGCGGTGGCCGGTCGGACATTACGCCGAATTGGCGGCGAAGCTCTTGGCCGGTGGATATCAGGTCGTCCTGACCGGCGCCGAGTCCGACCGCTGGATCTTGGAATATTTCAAGGGTTTGGGTGTGGTCGACCTAGTGGGGAAGACCACGGTGACCGATCTGATCGCCGTCTATGGCAAATGCCGATTGGTCGTGACGCATGACAGCGGGCCCATGCACCTGGCCGCCCTGGCGGGGGCGAGGGTGCTGGCCCTTTTTGGCCCCACCATCCCTTCGGAAAAAGTCCCGTTGGGTGGTCTCGTCCATTCCCTATGGGGTGGGGAAGAGCTTCCCTGCCGGCCTTGTTATGATGGGCGGAACTATGCCAAGTGTTCGCGGAACATTTGTTTGGAGGATATCGGGGTTGAAAGGGTGTTGGCCGAGGCGAAGGGGATATTGAATGCGAAAGATTGA
- a CDS encoding glycosyltransferase — protein sequence MKVGVIVDRFPVISETFILDDVMDMVRKGCEVTVFSIHKPNRDQIDGVLPERTKVRIYYLFENGNRFWKILGFVKSHPLFLLSLLKGWNKTKLWGPLTWKERVKILMFRDFFRSKRISLDVIHSQFGNMGFYAVGLETLGPVQPKKIVTFHGFDLSRFVKERGNHCYDYVFKKMDLFLTTCQFFVDRLIDMGCPRDRIGMYYLSVDCERLIYKMRRPVPGDPVRLATIGRLVEKKGYSTTLMALGNLKRKRPDLVFSYDIIGSGPLEAELRRLVIGQNLSTEVTFHGAKPKEAALEILEKAMIFLLPSVTALDGDVEAMPVTLKEAMAMGLPVLSTYHSGIPELITNGVEGYLSAERDFEGLFQNLERLLENPKDWPRMGSAGRERVEKYFDRRRAAEVLFGYYRSLIDKNTIDPGS from the coding sequence TTGAAGGTCGGTGTAATTGTCGATAGGTTTCCGGTTATTTCGGAGACTTTCATTTTAGACGATGTAATGGACATGGTCCGCAAAGGTTGTGAGGTTACGGTTTTTTCCATCCACAAACCTAATAGGGATCAGATCGATGGAGTTCTTCCTGAAAGAACAAAGGTGAGGATTTATTACCTTTTCGAGAACGGCAACCGCTTTTGGAAGATCCTCGGATTCGTGAAAAGTCATCCTCTCTTTTTGTTATCGCTTTTGAAAGGCTGGAATAAAACGAAACTGTGGGGGCCGCTGACCTGGAAAGAAAGGGTCAAAATATTGATGTTTCGTGATTTTTTCAGAAGTAAACGTATTTCACTCGATGTCATCCATTCCCAGTTTGGGAACATGGGATTCTATGCCGTTGGATTGGAAACTCTGGGGCCTGTTCAACCTAAAAAGATCGTTACTTTTCACGGTTTTGATCTTTCTCGTTTTGTAAAGGAACGCGGTAACCATTGTTATGATTACGTTTTCAAAAAGATGGATCTGTTTTTGACGACCTGTCAGTTCTTTGTTGATCGATTGATCGATATGGGATGCCCGCGGGATCGTATCGGAATGTATTACCTAAGTGTTGATTGCGAAAGACTTATCTACAAGATGCGACGACCGGTTCCCGGGGATCCTGTACGCTTGGCGACAATTGGGAGGCTGGTCGAAAAGAAGGGGTATTCGACCACCCTGATGGCATTGGGAAACCTTAAGAGAAAAAGGCCCGATTTGGTTTTTTCCTATGACATTATTGGATCTGGGCCCTTAGAGGCAGAATTGCGGCGATTGGTCATTGGACAAAACTTGTCCACCGAAGTGACCTTTCATGGGGCCAAACCTAAGGAAGCGGCTTTGGAAATACTGGAAAAGGCGATGATTTTCTTATTGCCCAGCGTGACGGCTCTCGACGGAGACGTTGAGGCGATGCCCGTTACTTTGAAAGAGGCAATGGCGATGGGGTTGCCAGTTCTTAGCACTTATCATAGTGGGATTCCCGAGCTTATCACGAATGGAGTTGAGGGATATTTGTCGGCGGAAAGAGACTTTGAGGGACTTTTTCAAAATTTGGAAAGACTTTTGGAAAATCCAAAAGATTGGCCGCGGATGGGAAGCGCCGGAAGGGAGCGGGTCGAAAAATATTTTGATCGACGAAGGGCAGCCGAGGTCCTTTTTGGGTATTATCGATCGTTAATAGATAAAAACACGATCGATCCCGGTAGTTGA
- a CDS encoding flippase: MSEGRARRVTWNSLSLSSAEILSRVFTWVTLLVLARYWSRDYYGQYAIAVNWVMILSTLTGLGFGSLAVRDVSHDRSLSNFYLRNIIQVRILTTLVSLVVLAVVGPALHYEPVLCTALLVMGLRLIFEAPSNGYIMLFQAHEKMAYTGLVSLGGAFLRMAGIVAVAYLGGEMVGACWVWVAASALSLVFLWAHGRKQGWRVDWKEARWKDMWGILVRSIPFAAFGTFQMLYYRVDAVILKSFSGNEMVALYDMAGRFLFVVFMLSDHFGIATLPVYSIVRDRPDEIARVMTRSLKFLIMAGLPITVGGFLLAGPLMTVLLGSRYSGAGPAFSVLAISIVLHFASKAPVNLLAVKDVKRLTTVFMTLFILNVAANFYAIPHWGLMGAAWVSSACEMLFLGWVLWIVRSYLLFSKFGVGRGMVASILASAVMGSGIFRDPRLYWIIAGPLIYILCLWVFRAFDSEDVSSLKSLTKV, from the coding sequence ATGAGCGAAGGCCGGGCCCGCCGGGTCACCTGGAACTCCCTTTCCCTTTCGAGCGCCGAGATCCTGTCCCGCGTCTTCACCTGGGTGACCCTCCTGGTCCTGGCCCGCTATTGGAGCCGGGATTATTACGGCCAATACGCCATCGCGGTGAACTGGGTCATGATCCTCAGCACCCTGACCGGCCTTGGTTTCGGGTCCTTGGCGGTCCGGGATGTTTCCCACGACCGGTCGCTTTCCAATTTTTATTTACGGAACATCATCCAAGTCCGCATCTTGACGACCCTTGTGAGCTTGGTGGTTTTGGCAGTTGTTGGTCCCGCACTCCACTATGAACCGGTTCTTTGCACGGCCTTGCTCGTGATGGGACTGAGGCTTATCTTCGAGGCTCCTTCCAATGGGTACATCATGCTTTTCCAAGCCCATGAAAAAATGGCTTATACGGGTTTGGTCTCGCTGGGCGGCGCGTTCCTTAGGATGGCAGGTATCGTTGCTGTTGCCTATTTGGGCGGGGAGATGGTGGGAGCTTGTTGGGTCTGGGTTGCGGCTTCCGCCTTGAGCCTGGTTTTCCTTTGGGCCCATGGACGCAAACAAGGCTGGCGGGTCGATTGGAAAGAAGCCCGCTGGAAGGATATGTGGGGGATCCTTGTGCGGTCGATCCCCTTTGCGGCTTTTGGCACCTTCCAGATGCTCTATTACCGGGTGGATGCGGTCATCCTCAAAAGTTTTTCCGGGAATGAGATGGTCGCCCTTTACGACATGGCTGGACGGTTCCTTTTCGTGGTCTTCATGCTTTCGGATCATTTCGGGATCGCTACATTACCTGTCTACTCCATTGTCAGGGACCGTCCGGATGAAATAGCGCGGGTCATGACCCGGTCCTTGAAATTCCTCATCATGGCAGGACTTCCCATTACGGTGGGCGGTTTTCTTTTGGCCGGGCCATTGATGACGGTCCTGCTAGGATCGCGCTATTCCGGAGCCGGCCCGGCTTTCTCGGTTTTGGCGATATCGATCGTTTTACATTTCGCTTCCAAGGCGCCGGTCAATCTTTTGGCGGTCAAGGATGTCAAACGGCTGACCACGGTTTTTATGACCTTGTTCATCTTGAACGTGGCCGCGAACTTTTATGCCATTCCACATTGGGGGCTCATGGGTGCGGCCTGGGTCTCCAGCGCCTGCGAAATGCTCTTTTTGGGATGGGTCCTTTGGATCGTGCGGTCTTATCTTCTTTTTTCGAAATTCGGGGTTGGCAGGGGGATGGTGGCAAGTATCCTTGCTTCTGCAGTTATGGGTTCGGGGATTTTTAGGGATCCAAGACTTTATTGGATAATTGCAGGGCCGTTGATTTATATTTTGTGTCTTTGGGTTTTCCGGGCGTTTGATTCGGAGGATGTGTCTAGTTTGAAATCGTTGACCAAAGTCTGA
- the rfbD gene encoding dTDP-4-dehydrorhamnose reductase, translating into MKIALLGSTGMLGSRVAEAFRARNHEVLAPSHEELDLLFPLSIEKFFKTNGFDVLVNCAAFTRVDACEEPSKFAVAQTLNGTAVGWMAKYCQALGRILVHFSTDYVFDGKKEDPYVETDATGPLNVYGRTKLQGEKLAAGAPSHYLVRTSWVYGPRGDHFVKRMAALFKERTRVEVVRDQVGSPTYTGDIAQFILDLLERKAPFGTYHFANSGKASWFDFAKEIKVRLGNPPCELVPVKSDKVFRPAERPMNSCFDLSKAQSVLGVPIRPWQEALAEYMTKEFPLEAV; encoded by the coding sequence TTGAAGATCGCTTTGTTGGGCTCCACCGGTATGCTGGGTTCCCGGGTCGCCGAGGCCTTCCGGGCCCGGAACCATGAGGTCCTGGCCCCTTCCCACGAGGAACTGGACCTTCTTTTTCCGCTTTCCATCGAGAAATTCTTCAAGACCAACGGTTTCGACGTCCTTGTCAATTGCGCGGCCTTTACCCGGGTCGATGCCTGCGAGGAACCCTCCAAGTTCGCGGTGGCGCAGACCCTCAACGGGACGGCGGTCGGCTGGATGGCCAAATACTGCCAGGCCTTGGGCAGGATCCTGGTCCATTTCTCGACCGATTATGTTTTCGACGGCAAGAAGGAGGACCCCTATGTGGAGACGGACGCGACGGGCCCCCTGAACGTCTATGGCCGCACCAAGCTCCAGGGCGAAAAACTGGCGGCCGGGGCGCCGTCCCATTACCTGGTCCGGACCTCCTGGGTCTATGGCCCCCGGGGCGATCATTTCGTGAAACGCATGGCGGCCTTGTTCAAGGAAAGGACCCGGGTGGAGGTGGTCCGGGACCAGGTCGGGAGCCCGACCTATACGGGGGATATCGCCCAATTCATCCTGGACCTGCTCGAACGGAAGGCTCCTTTCGGGACCTATCATTTCGCCAACAGCGGAAAGGCTTCCTGGTTCGACTTTGCCAAGGAGATCAAGGTGCGGTTGGGCAACCCGCCTTGCGAGTTGGTCCCCGTGAAGAGCGATAAGGTCTTCCGGCCGGCCGAGCGTCCCATGAACTCCTGTTTCGATCTTTCCAAGGCCCAGTCCGTCCTGGGGGTCCCCATCCGCCCTTGGCAAGAGGCCCTGGCGGAATACATGACGAAGGAGTTCCCGCTTGAGGCGGTTTGA
- a CDS encoding glycosyltransferase family 2 protein produces the protein MAERRRKKGPKAPAGSRKARSRTVRPSGGGPSRKKPRRLSGRIFKDLNQELPEPPFPDFPETSHLRRMEQKFEMSLARPRVSVVVAARNEVDRLWHCLFALKTQTYPPDEIILVDNASEDTTVDFVRSNYPQVKVLECQEIFGRTMAVNLGVKTAGGDLVAIVDPGVVVKPDWLQKLVTGFQANWPKFGVMASFPLGEEGKREQGGEWDQTLNFLGRPIKGYWPDERLVFCPPEGAWIYPRFLAPEGPFDEDYGWFGGAAYLGWRMRASGRFSGWNPEAKIFRSVGPGEDEPGWKRVFWSNRNRWLNLLLFLEGGNLWKIIPWMFLECAFLTLKGLVMSFSTLVGTLLAAGWILFHTKLVLEKRRVLQEKRKVPDREILGLVSGRVVSDNVPMSRLLNILSLAYCRLVGLKVLEWQ, from the coding sequence ATGGCTGAACGCCGGCGCAAAAAAGGGCCCAAGGCGCCGGCCGGGTCCCGGAAGGCCCGCTCCAGGACCGTGCGGCCTTCCGGTGGGGGCCCTTCCCGGAAAAAGCCCCGTCGCCTTTCCGGCCGGATCTTCAAGGACCTGAACCAGGAACTTCCCGAGCCCCCTTTCCCCGACTTCCCGGAAACTTCCCACCTTCGGCGGATGGAACAGAAATTCGAGATGTCCCTGGCCCGTCCGCGGGTCTCCGTGGTGGTGGCGGCCCGCAACGAGGTGGACCGGCTTTGGCATTGCTTGTTCGCCCTCAAGACCCAAACTTATCCGCCCGACGAGATCATCCTGGTGGACAACGCTTCCGAGGATACGACGGTCGATTTCGTGCGCTCCAATTACCCCCAGGTCAAGGTCCTGGAGTGCCAGGAGATCTTTGGGCGGACCATGGCGGTCAACCTGGGCGTCAAGACCGCCGGCGGCGATCTGGTGGCCATCGTGGATCCGGGGGTGGTGGTGAAACCCGACTGGCTCCAAAAACTCGTCACCGGATTCCAGGCCAATTGGCCCAAGTTCGGCGTCATGGCTTCCTTCCCCCTGGGGGAGGAGGGAAAGCGGGAACAGGGCGGGGAATGGGACCAGACCTTGAACTTTTTGGGCCGTCCCATCAAAGGCTATTGGCCGGACGAGCGCCTGGTCTTTTGCCCCCCGGAGGGTGCCTGGATCTATCCACGGTTCCTGGCCCCGGAGGGACCCTTCGACGAGGATTATGGGTGGTTCGGGGGGGCGGCTTACCTGGGCTGGCGTATGCGTGCGTCGGGCCGCTTTTCGGGTTGGAACCCCGAGGCGAAGATATTCAGGTCGGTGGGTCCCGGGGAGGACGAACCGGGATGGAAAAGGGTCTTTTGGTCCAACCGCAACCGGTGGTTGAACCTTCTTCTTTTCCTGGAAGGGGGCAACCTCTGGAAGATCATCCCTTGGATGTTCCTGGAGTGCGCTTTCCTGACGCTGAAGGGCCTGGTGATGAGCTTCAGCACATTGGTGGGTACCCTGTTGGCCGCCGGTTGGATCCTATTCCACACCAAGCTGGTCCTGGAAAAAAGACGGGTCCTCCAGGAAAAACGAAAGGTGCCCGACCGGGAGATCCTTGGGCTGGTGAGCGGGCGGGTGGTCTCGGACAACGTTCCCATGTCCCGCCTGCTGAATATTTTGTCCCTGGCCTATTGCCGGTTGGTGGGCTTGAAGGTCCTGGAGTGGCAATGA
- a CDS encoding glycosyltransferase family 1 protein, whose amino-acid sequence MIIGIDGTSLLGDRKGVGWYLTHLLEALSHILEEDKLYVWLNSPSPEERARVSENRFVAVSATHYPWAALRLTWNTLGTPALESLIGRPADLYFYPTGMPIPQKHGKKVLFLHELTCLTQPEMADPEEFQTFVPELQKQIAKADLVLTCSEYNRRELIKHFSGLTEAKVRVVPYGVPESFLKPASTAQVQNLRSQYGLNKPYFLFTGRLEPRKNLLRLVHSFLLFTQRVKTDHQLVLAGPRGWIGEDFIQFILAPQVVERVRWIDSVASPDLPALYSGADAFFLPSVRESFGLPALEAMGCGTPVICSNTGALSEVVGDAAWLVDPTKVPDWSLAMQRIVTEPEFGRLLREKGRTRVGLFKMENSAKQTLAAFRLAVQTHG is encoded by the coding sequence TTGATCATCGGCATCGATGGGACCAGCCTTTTGGGGGACCGCAAAGGGGTGGGATGGTACCTGACCCACCTTTTGGAGGCCTTGTCCCACATCCTGGAAGAGGACAAGCTCTACGTCTGGCTGAACAGCCCCTCGCCCGAGGAAAGGGCGCGGGTCAGTGAGAACCGTTTCGTGGCGGTCAGCGCCACCCACTATCCCTGGGCCGCCTTGCGGCTGACCTGGAACACCCTGGGGACGCCGGCCCTGGAGAGCCTGATCGGACGCCCGGCGGATCTTTATTTTTATCCCACAGGAATGCCCATCCCGCAAAAACACGGGAAAAAGGTCCTCTTCCTTCATGAGTTGACCTGCCTGACCCAGCCCGAAATGGCCGATCCGGAGGAATTCCAGACCTTCGTGCCGGAGCTCCAAAAGCAGATCGCCAAGGCCGACCTGGTCCTGACCTGTTCCGAATATAACCGGCGCGAGTTGATCAAGCACTTCTCGGGCCTCACCGAGGCCAAGGTGCGGGTGGTGCCTTATGGCGTCCCCGAGAGTTTCCTGAAGCCTGCTTCCACCGCCCAGGTCCAGAATCTCCGGTCGCAGTACGGCCTGAACAAGCCCTATTTCCTTTTCACGGGACGGCTGGAGCCGCGCAAGAACCTCCTTCGCCTCGTCCATTCCTTCCTGCTCTTCACCCAAAGGGTCAAGACCGACCATCAATTGGTGCTGGCGGGCCCCCGGGGTTGGATCGGGGAGGATTTCATCCAATTCATCCTGGCGCCCCAGGTCGTCGAAAGGGTCCGGTGGATCGATTCGGTCGCCAGCCCCGACCTGCCCGCCCTCTACTCGGGGGCCGATGCCTTTTTCCTCCCGTCGGTCCGGGAAAGCTTCGGGCTTCCCGCCCTCGAGGCCATGGGATGCGGCACGCCGGTCATTTGTTCCAATACCGGCGCTCTCTCCGAGGTGGTGGGGGATGCGGCTTGGCTGGTGGACCCGACGAAGGTCCCTGATTGGTCCCTGGCCATGCAACGGATCGTCACCGAACCCGAGTTCGGCAGGCTCCTGAGGGAAAAAGGCCGGACCCGGGTCGGCCTCTTCAAGATGGAGAACTCCGCCAAACAGACCCTGGCCGCTTTCCGCCTGGCCGTCCAAACCCATGGCTGA
- a CDS encoding glycosyltransferase, whose protein sequence is MAEHTHYDSVSQVGCHALAREISSRGHLVTYFSSYLTPFHLSQFFTPQRNELFKRARNWLEGGRKWNEGLFTYVPFTLLPYTRKPLLDRVWVAKKQVDWSFPNLLSRLRARGPFDAFFVGDPRFVPLVGRVEARSTIFRITDDVMGFSGTPRSLEGFLKTAAIKCDRAVATSAPLREKLLREFGFREVLYMPNGVEYDHFAGKTHKEPEDLKIIPRPRALYVGVLRDWFDLDCLTFCASRLSDVSFVVIGPSELDLRSLSRFPNVYYLGPRPYNDVPDYMAFSQVGIIPFKREERTDSVSSIKLLQYLAAGLPSVCTLWKELELLKAPVRLALDKMEFANLIRDALREEPDREKLRSFAHSHTWKENADVLLRMAAPG, encoded by the coding sequence ATGGCGGAACATACCCACTACGATTCTGTTTCGCAGGTTGGTTGCCATGCCTTGGCTCGTGAAATATCAAGTCGCGGTCATTTAGTGACATATTTTTCATCCTACCTGACGCCGTTCCATCTGAGCCAATTTTTCACTCCACAAAGGAACGAGTTGTTCAAACGGGCTCGGAACTGGCTGGAGGGTGGGAGAAAGTGGAACGAGGGTTTATTTACTTACGTGCCTTTTACCCTCCTTCCTTATACCCGAAAACCTCTGCTGGATCGGGTCTGGGTGGCGAAGAAACAGGTCGATTGGTCGTTCCCGAATCTCTTAAGTCGGTTACGTGCGCGAGGGCCCTTTGATGCTTTTTTCGTTGGAGATCCACGGTTTGTTCCGTTGGTAGGCCGTGTTGAGGCCCGCAGTACCATCTTTCGGATCACGGACGATGTTATGGGTTTTTCAGGGACTCCCCGAAGCCTCGAGGGGTTCTTGAAGACTGCCGCTATCAAATGCGACCGAGCTGTCGCGACTTCCGCGCCATTGCGTGAAAAGCTTTTGCGAGAATTTGGGTTTCGCGAAGTCCTCTATATGCCCAATGGCGTCGAATATGACCACTTTGCCGGAAAAACCCATAAGGAGCCGGAGGACCTGAAGATCATTCCAAGGCCAAGGGCCCTTTATGTGGGGGTCTTGAGGGACTGGTTTGATTTGGATTGTTTGACCTTTTGTGCTTCTCGACTATCGGATGTTTCTTTCGTCGTTATCGGTCCTTCTGAATTGGATTTGCGCTCCCTGAGCCGTTTTCCTAACGTCTATTATCTTGGGCCGCGGCCATACAACGATGTTCCCGATTATATGGCCTTCTCACAAGTTGGGATAATCCCCTTCAAAAGAGAAGAAAGGACCGATTCGGTAAGTTCCATCAAATTGTTGCAATATCTTGCCGCTGGTTTGCCTTCGGTCTGCACCCTTTGGAAGGAATTGGAGCTTTTGAAAGCCCCGGTACGACTCGCGTTGGACAAAATGGAGTTTGCGAACTTAATTCGGGACGCCTTGCGGGAGGAACCGGACCGAGAGAAGCTTCGTTCGTTTGCGCATAGCCACACATGGAAAGAAAATGCGGATGTTCTTTTGCGAATGGCGGCGCCTGGATGA